A section of the Candidatus Latescibacterota bacterium genome encodes:
- a CDS encoding HAMP domain-containing protein gives MQRRLFLLFLLLSFLPALALLGVNWRMSQRLLDTLDSPGMAQATESALGLARSTLEREKAGALARAQAMAAARAAGLAPALEPGAAWRLPGGPVEGPDSLATLLAGLGPAESPAPGQVASLELGGRRYLLAAAGAGEGALLLLEPLDPALADALARVAAGSGRQRQLRGVYRQFLRSDAVLTLIVLGAALLILALWLSRRLARQLAAPLAELVRGTERIAAGDLEHRVTAPAKDELAELVRAFNGMGEQLQRSRDERLRAERVAAWQGVARRLAHEIKNPLTPITLAMHRIERRSEDPAVRESIAAVLEETANLQRLADEFSQFARLPAPAPEPVDLRALLAGVVELYLPAERCRARWEGWPETLRVSGDPGQLRQALGNLVKNAAEAMGAGGALTLRYAPLADVHRIDLEDEGPGLEGDPERLFEPYVTHKATGTGLGLAVARKIVEDHGGRLSAASLDPPAHGARLRVELPRGEPAA, from the coding sequence GTGCAGCGCCGCCTCTTCCTGCTCTTTCTCCTCCTGTCCTTCCTGCCGGCCCTGGCGCTCCTGGGCGTGAACTGGCGCATGAGCCAGCGCCTCCTGGACACGCTGGACAGCCCGGGGATGGCCCAGGCCACCGAGAGCGCGCTCGGCCTGGCGCGCTCCACCCTGGAGCGCGAGAAGGCGGGCGCCCTGGCCAGGGCGCAGGCCATGGCGGCGGCCCGCGCCGCGGGTCTCGCGCCGGCGCTCGAGCCCGGCGCCGCCTGGCGTCTGCCGGGCGGCCCGGTGGAGGGCCCGGATTCCCTGGCGACGCTGCTCGCCGGCCTGGGGCCCGCCGAGTCGCCCGCGCCGGGGCAGGTGGCGAGCCTGGAGCTCGGGGGGCGCCGCTATCTGCTGGCGGCCGCCGGCGCGGGCGAGGGCGCGCTGCTGCTCCTCGAGCCGCTGGATCCTGCCCTTGCGGACGCCCTGGCCCGCGTAGCCGCCGGCAGCGGGCGGCAGCGGCAGCTCCGGGGCGTCTATCGCCAGTTCCTGCGCAGCGACGCCGTGCTCACGCTGATCGTGCTCGGCGCGGCCCTGCTGATTCTCGCGCTCTGGCTCTCCCGTCGCCTGGCGCGCCAGCTCGCGGCGCCGCTGGCCGAGCTCGTGCGCGGGACGGAGCGCATCGCCGCGGGCGATCTGGAACACCGCGTGACGGCCCCCGCCAAGGACGAGCTCGCCGAGCTGGTGCGCGCCTTCAACGGCATGGGCGAGCAGCTCCAGCGCAGCCGCGACGAGCGCTTGCGCGCCGAGCGCGTGGCCGCTTGGCAGGGCGTGGCGCGCCGGCTGGCGCACGAGATCAAGAACCCGCTCACGCCGATCACCCTCGCCATGCACCGCATCGAGCGCCGCAGCGAGGACCCCGCCGTGCGCGAGAGCATCGCCGCGGTGCTCGAGGAGACGGCCAACCTGCAGCGCCTCGCCGACGAGTTCTCGCAGTTCGCGCGCCTGCCCGCTCCGGCGCCCGAGCCCGTGGACCTGCGCGCGCTCCTGGCCGGCGTGGTGGAGCTCTACCTCCCGGCGGAGCGCTGCCGAGCGCGCTGGGAGGGGTGGCCGGAGACGCTGCGCGTCAGCGGCGATCCGGGGCAGCTGCGGCAGGCCCTGGGCAACCTGGTCAAGAACGCCGCGGAGGCGATGGGGGCCGGCGGCGCGCTGACCCTGCGCTACGCGCCGCTCGCGGACGTCCACCGCATCGATCTCGAGGACGAAGGCCCCGGCCTCGAGGGCGACCCCGAACGTCTCTTCGAGCCCTACGTCACCCACAAGGCCACGGGCACCGGGCTGGGGCTGGCCGTGGCGCGCAAGATCGTGGAAGATCATGGCGGGCGGCTGAGCGCGGCGTCCCTGGACCCGCCCGCCCACGGCGCGCGCCTGCGCGTCGAGCTGCCGCGCGGCGAACCCGCAGCCTAG
- a CDS encoding sigma-54-dependent Fis family transcriptional regulator, whose protein sequence is MAKALILVVDDEPNIRKLLAGVLEDEGYAVTGAPDVAGARARLAAEPVELLLLDVQLPDADGLALLAELAEAGDHPPVIMMSGHGTIQTALEAVRLGALDFIEKPLQPGRLLVSIASALDRQRLRDENAGLRAALGATGEILGDSPVMRRLRETVARSAASEARVLVTGENGTGKELVARALHAGSARRARPFVKVNCAAIPGELLESELFGHEKGAFTGAVARRRGKFERAQGGTLLLDEIGDLAAGTQAKLLRVLEEGELERLGGEQPVALDVRVLASTNRDLEALMASGAFRQDLYHRLKVIPIQVPPLREHAEDVALLARHFLEHFRAQYGRRPRSLAPDALAALAAHGWPGNVRELRNLMERLVIMVDAERLELAHLAGLLGESAPGGGGDGSLAVRLEDFERAQIRAALDAAGGNVAAAARALGVDRGNLHRRLQRLGLKP, encoded by the coding sequence ATGGCCAAGGCCCTCATCCTGGTGGTGGACGACGAGCCCAACATCCGCAAGCTGCTCGCGGGCGTGCTGGAGGACGAGGGCTACGCCGTGACCGGCGCGCCCGACGTGGCCGGCGCCCGCGCCCGGCTGGCCGCCGAGCCCGTGGAGCTGCTGCTGCTGGACGTCCAGCTTCCCGACGCCGACGGCCTCGCCCTGCTCGCCGAGCTGGCGGAGGCCGGCGACCACCCGCCCGTCATCATGATGAGCGGCCACGGGACCATCCAGACCGCGCTCGAGGCCGTGCGCCTGGGGGCGCTGGACTTCATCGAGAAGCCGCTGCAGCCGGGCCGGCTGCTGGTGTCCATCGCCAGCGCGCTGGACCGGCAGCGCCTGCGCGACGAGAACGCCGGCCTGCGCGCGGCCCTCGGCGCCACGGGCGAGATCCTCGGCGACAGCCCCGTGATGCGGCGGCTGCGCGAGACCGTGGCGAGAAGCGCCGCCAGCGAGGCGCGGGTGCTCGTCACCGGCGAGAACGGCACCGGCAAGGAACTGGTGGCCCGGGCGCTGCACGCGGGCTCGGCGCGACGCGCCCGGCCCTTCGTGAAGGTCAACTGCGCGGCGATCCCGGGCGAGCTGCTGGAGAGCGAGCTCTTCGGCCACGAGAAGGGGGCCTTCACGGGGGCGGTGGCCCGGCGGCGGGGCAAGTTCGAGCGGGCGCAGGGGGGCACCCTGCTGCTGGACGAGATCGGCGACCTCGCCGCCGGCACCCAGGCCAAGCTGCTGCGCGTGCTGGAGGAGGGCGAGCTGGAGCGGCTCGGCGGCGAGCAGCCGGTGGCCCTGGACGTGCGCGTCCTGGCTTCCACGAATCGCGACCTGGAAGCGCTCATGGCGAGTGGGGCTTTTCGACAGGACCTCTACCATCGCTTGAAGGTGATTCCGATCCAGGTGCCGCCGCTGCGGGAACACGCCGAGGACGTCGCCCTCCTTGCGCGGCACTTCCTGGAGCACTTCCGCGCGCAGTACGGGCGCCGGCCGCGCAGCCTCGCGCCCGACGCCCTGGCCGCGCTGGCGGCCCACGGCTGGCCCGGCAACGTGCGCGAGCTGCGCAATCTGATGGAGCGGCTCGTCATCATGGTGGACGCCGAGCGCCTGGAACTGGCCCATCTCGCGGGGCTGCTGGGCGAGAGCGCGCCCGGCGGCGGAGGCGACGGCAGTCTGGCCGTGCGCCTGGAGGACTTCGAGCGCGCGCAGATCCGCGCCGCGCTCGACGCCGCGGGGGGCAACGTAGCCGCCGCGGCCCGCGCCCTGGGCGTGGACCGCGGGAACCTGCACCGGCGGCTGCAGCGGCTCGGGCTGAAGCCGTGA
- a CDS encoding BamA/TamA family outer membrane protein codes for MRRLARLALALMLVTLAAPLAHAVRVVDEPDVSPPWWAEVKDEWDRAWEDAWSRDRHEDPWLQEEDDDWAFDGPSAAAGTVRFRYRDAGYTAVELTGDWIEWGTVPLAFDEEAGLWEASVDVGPGRHYYRFIVSDGEGEWEAIDPEGGGATRLDDRGWVSVLEMGNRGIRLHVRDERRERWRINREFEVDYGDEDAGLSYQRVDGLVLGFMPDYIGSTDFEPSVKGQVAYGFESERWTLGVTLLQPLAPRNRAWFKARAYTGTGYAQRTGIGDGENTLAAVFFREDYRDYYEREGASFSVVTRALPWLRAEVGLRSEDHASLANTATWSVRRGSFRPNLPVDEGTLRSVYSVLRLGSSHNYLELGWERAGDDVLGGDFDFSLAEATWRSRLPMGPRQRLDLRVAGGSNLRGTLPLQRRYLPGGLGTVRGFDYQSLVVPDPADSGLEPARYGGERMLLANLEYGFEVDSDVTLYGLYDTGLAWADRDADVHLNDLRDSAGLGIGFDDDQLRINVMRPLDEDADLVWELRVEHAF; via the coding sequence ATGAGACGCCTCGCCCGACTCGCCCTCGCCCTGATGCTGGTCACCCTGGCCGCCCCCCTGGCCCACGCCGTCCGCGTGGTCGACGAGCCCGACGTCAGCCCGCCCTGGTGGGCCGAGGTCAAGGATGAGTGGGATCGCGCCTGGGAGGACGCCTGGTCCCGCGACCGCCACGAGGACCCCTGGCTCCAGGAGGAGGACGACGACTGGGCCTTCGACGGCCCCAGCGCCGCGGCCGGCACCGTCCGCTTCCGCTACCGCGACGCCGGCTACACGGCCGTCGAGCTCACCGGCGACTGGATCGAGTGGGGGACCGTACCGCTCGCCTTCGACGAGGAGGCCGGCCTCTGGGAGGCCTCCGTGGACGTCGGCCCGGGGCGGCACTACTACCGCTTCATCGTCAGCGACGGCGAGGGCGAGTGGGAGGCCATCGACCCCGAGGGCGGCGGCGCCACCCGCCTGGACGATCGCGGCTGGGTGAGCGTCCTGGAGATGGGCAACCGCGGCATCCGTCTCCACGTGCGCGACGAGCGCCGGGAGCGCTGGCGCATCAACCGCGAGTTCGAGGTGGACTACGGCGACGAGGACGCGGGGCTGTCCTATCAGCGCGTGGACGGGCTCGTCCTCGGCTTCATGCCGGACTACATCGGCAGCACCGACTTCGAGCCCTCGGTGAAGGGGCAGGTGGCCTACGGCTTCGAGAGCGAGCGCTGGACCCTGGGCGTCACGCTGCTCCAGCCGCTGGCGCCGCGCAACCGAGCCTGGTTCAAGGCGCGGGCGTACACGGGCACGGGCTACGCGCAGCGCACGGGGATCGGCGACGGCGAGAACACCCTGGCGGCGGTATTCTTCCGCGAGGACTACCGCGACTACTACGAGCGCGAGGGCGCGTCGTTCAGCGTGGTGACGCGCGCGCTGCCCTGGCTGCGCGCGGAGGTCGGCCTGCGCAGCGAGGACCACGCCTCGCTGGCCAACACGGCCACCTGGTCGGTGCGCAGGGGAAGCTTCCGTCCCAACCTGCCGGTGGACGAGGGCACGCTGCGCAGTGTCTACAGCGTGCTGCGCCTGGGCAGCAGCCACAACTACCTGGAACTGGGCTGGGAGCGCGCGGGCGACGACGTCCTCGGCGGCGACTTCGATTTCTCGCTGGCCGAGGCCACCTGGCGCAGCCGTCTGCCCATGGGACCGCGCCAGCGCCTGGACCTGCGCGTCGCCGGCGGCAGCAATCTGCGCGGCACGCTGCCGCTGCAGCGACGCTACCTGCCCGGCGGGCTCGGCACCGTGCGCGGCTTCGACTACCAGTCGCTGGTCGTGCCCGATCCGGCCGACTCCGGCCTCGAGCCGGCGCGCTACGGCGGCGAGCGCATGCTGCTGGCCAACCTGGAGTACGGCTTCGAGGTGGACAGCGACGTCACGCTCTACGGCCTCTACGACACGGGCCTGGCCTGGGCGGACCGCGACGCGGACGTCCACCTGAACGACCTTCGCGACAGCGCGGGCCTCGGCATCGGCTTCGACGACGACCAGCTGCGCATCAACGTCATGCGCCCGCTGGACGAGGACGCCGACCTGGTCTGGGAGCTCCGCGTGGAGCACGCCTTCTGA
- a CDS encoding DUF4390 domain-containing protein, protein MSSPLQWTRRVAAALLALCLAAATAAAAPSLRMGVPEPWGEGLRVDIALRGFLDDELRESLSAGLPVTLFLRWRLFESRENWWDRELAAGLLSERVYCDLLEGSYTLFDARGRRAAVCADLAALEDALGAPRPLHLALPGPLPADRRFVLELEARLEPVSDEELAALERWVAGEDGGRSGLLGDLTGRSEELLRRMAGFGGRSASVRSEIFAAGG, encoded by the coding sequence ATGTCCTCGCCCCTGCAATGGACCCGCCGCGTGGCGGCCGCGCTGCTGGCGCTCTGCCTGGCGGCCGCCACGGCGGCCGCCGCGCCGTCTCTGCGCATGGGCGTGCCCGAGCCGTGGGGGGAGGGCCTGCGCGTGGACATCGCGCTGCGCGGATTCCTCGACGACGAGCTGCGCGAGTCCCTCAGCGCGGGCCTGCCCGTCACCCTGTTCCTGCGCTGGCGGCTTTTCGAGTCGCGCGAGAACTGGTGGGACCGCGAGCTGGCGGCCGGGCTGCTCAGCGAGCGCGTCTACTGCGACCTGCTCGAGGGGAGCTACACGCTCTTCGACGCGCGGGGCCGGCGAGCGGCCGTCTGCGCCGACCTGGCCGCGCTCGAGGACGCACTCGGCGCGCCACGGCCCCTGCACCTCGCGCTGCCCGGTCCGCTGCCCGCGGACCGCCGCTTCGTCCTCGAACTGGAGGCGCGCCTCGAACCGGTGAGCGACGAGGAGCTGGCCGCGCTGGAGCGCTGGGTCGCCGGCGAGGACGGCGGCCGCTCGGGCCTGCTGGGCGACCTCACCGGCCGCTCGGAGGAACTGCTCCGGCGCATGGCCGGCTTCGGGGGACGCAGCGCGAGCGTGCGCAGCGAGATCTTCGCCGCCGGCGGCTAG
- the glgX gene encoding glycogen debranching protein GlgX — translation MLSDVLPGSTHPLGATLQSGGVNFAIYSRHATCLELLLFDAPEDAAPARVIRLEPGRHRTADYWHVLVQGLGAGQLYAWRAHGPLAPERGLRFDGEKVLLDPYARAVVMGERYDRKAATLPGDNCASALRGVVVDARGYDWEGDRPLHRPYGETIIYELHVGGFTRDPSSGVKPELRGTYAGLVEKIPYLQDLGVTAVELLPVQHFDPLDAPLGRVNYWGYSPLAFFAPHGPYSSRRDPLGPVDEFRDMVKALHRAGIEVILDVVFNHTAEGDERGPTLSFRGLENGAYYIPGEDPSRYANFSGCGNTVNANHSVMRHLILDCLRHWTAEMHVDGFRFDLASVLSRDGKGKPRENAPILWSIDSDPVLAGSKLIAEAWDAGGLYQVGSFTGERFAEWNGPFRDDLRRFLRGDEGLVRPLALRLSGSPDLYANPAQEAMRSVNFVTCHDGFTLADLFRYETKHNAANGEENRDGSDQNYSMNCGVEGESDDPAVLALRSRQMRNALALLLLAQGTPMLSMGDELGRTQRGNNNAYCQDNDLAWMDWSLLKSNRALHGFVRGLATYTARLAIFRDERFWQEAADTRLGWHGVKLGKPDWSGNSHTVAFTLSRPQDGELIHVCVNGWTKALTFQLPPPPPGQSWHRVLDTAREPGDDLLLPPAAPAVPGGAYRVGERSVVLVQALPISTGADGS, via the coding sequence GTGCTCAGCGACGTCCTCCCCGGCAGCACGCATCCCCTGGGCGCCACCCTGCAGTCTGGCGGCGTCAACTTCGCCATCTACTCCCGCCACGCCACCTGCCTCGAGCTGCTGCTCTTCGACGCGCCCGAGGACGCCGCGCCCGCGCGCGTCATCCGCCTGGAGCCCGGGCGGCACCGGACCGCGGACTACTGGCACGTGCTGGTGCAGGGACTGGGCGCGGGGCAGCTCTACGCCTGGCGGGCGCACGGCCCGCTGGCGCCGGAGCGCGGCCTGCGCTTCGACGGCGAGAAGGTGCTGCTCGACCCCTACGCGCGCGCCGTCGTCATGGGGGAGCGCTACGACCGCAAGGCGGCCACGCTGCCGGGCGACAACTGCGCCAGCGCGCTGCGCGGCGTGGTGGTGGACGCGCGCGGCTACGACTGGGAAGGCGACCGGCCGCTGCACCGGCCCTACGGCGAGACGATCATCTACGAGCTGCACGTGGGGGGCTTCACGCGGGATCCGTCGTCGGGCGTGAAGCCCGAGCTGCGCGGCACCTACGCCGGGCTGGTGGAGAAGATCCCCTACCTCCAGGACCTGGGCGTCACCGCCGTCGAGCTGCTACCAGTGCAGCACTTCGATCCGCTGGACGCGCCGCTCGGCCGCGTGAACTACTGGGGCTACAGCCCGCTGGCCTTCTTCGCCCCGCACGGGCCCTACAGCTCGCGCCGCGACCCGCTGGGCCCCGTGGACGAGTTCCGCGACATGGTGAAGGCGCTCCACCGCGCGGGCATCGAGGTGATCCTCGACGTCGTCTTCAACCACACGGCCGAAGGCGACGAGCGCGGCCCCACGCTCTCCTTCCGCGGGCTGGAGAACGGCGCCTACTACATCCCCGGCGAGGATCCGTCGCGCTACGCGAACTTCAGCGGCTGCGGCAACACCGTCAACGCGAACCACTCGGTGATGCGCCACCTCATCCTCGACTGCCTGCGCCACTGGACCGCCGAGATGCACGTGGACGGCTTCCGCTTCGACCTGGCGTCCGTCCTCAGCCGCGACGGCAAGGGCAAGCCGCGCGAGAACGCGCCGATCCTGTGGTCCATCGACTCGGATCCCGTGCTGGCCGGCAGCAAGCTCATCGCCGAGGCCTGGGACGCGGGCGGCCTCTACCAGGTGGGCTCCTTCACCGGCGAGCGCTTCGCCGAGTGGAACGGCCCCTTTCGCGACGACCTACGCCGCTTCCTGCGCGGCGACGAGGGCCTCGTGCGCCCGCTGGCCCTGCGGCTCTCGGGCAGCCCCGACCTCTACGCGAACCCGGCGCAGGAGGCCATGCGCAGCGTGAACTTCGTCACCTGCCACGACGGCTTCACCCTGGCCGACCTCTTCCGCTACGAGACCAAGCACAACGCGGCCAACGGCGAGGAGAACCGCGACGGCAGCGACCAGAACTACTCCATGAACTGCGGCGTCGAGGGCGAGAGCGACGACCCCGCCGTCCTCGCCCTCCGCTCCCGGCAGATGCGCAACGCCCTGGCGCTGCTGCTCCTCGCCCAGGGCACGCCCATGCTGAGCATGGGCGACGAGCTCGGCCGCACCCAGCGCGGCAACAACAACGCCTACTGCCAGGACAACGACCTCGCCTGGATGGACTGGTCGCTCCTGAAGTCGAACCGCGCCCTGCACGGCTTCGTCCGGGGGCTGGCCACCTACACCGCGCGGCTGGCGATCTTTCGCGACGAACGCTTCTGGCAGGAGGCCGCCGACACGCGGCTCGGCTGGCACGGCGTGAAGCTGGGCAAGCCCGACTGGTCCGGCAACTCGCACACGGTGGCCTTCACGCTGTCACGTCCGCAGGACGGGGAGCTGATCCACGTCTGCGTGAACGGCTGGACGAAGGCGCTGACCTTCCAGTTGCCGCCCCCGCCGCCGGGCCAGTCCTGGCACCGCGTGCTGGACACCGCCCGCGAGCCCGGCGACGACCTGCTCCTGCCGCCCGCGGCGCCGGCGGTGCCGGGCGGGGCCTACCGGGTGGGGGAGCGGAGCGTCGTGCTGGTCCAGGCGCTGCCGATTTCCACGGGAGCCGACGGGAGTTAG
- a CDS encoding T9SS type A sorting domain-containing protein, with protein sequence MSLRPLLLAILTISLTSATAIARESSEASRRFVTAEIPRPGESPESVTRADTLFLFAASGPGAWGAPGTDARGYTFDDGAGGPATAGWTLWDNTAQHDLFWHLQALTLSNGHGTDFSSADDFADGGPTAGNDFAWWCGVEGACGWVGEAGYGTHWDQYLVLDVPPGATGGTIAFDYVGDFEGQSFDYFTLYAAAGGVLDVLTDNHVQGEQAVLHVGPLAFGDVDSLVFAFHSDGGWSDQDGSYLSDIGAVWIDNLVVDYDGATDIAWDFESGIEADYPALHAAIPAGAGAYGALYRGLFAEDPCIVNASYAWAFFDPGTLNAEYPIPVTPYGPPYFDNGIRSPLLDEAHALGEATGTPLLDATDGNSRYLLRFMAYCDLPLNALVFYTVDVGTQTLQSDCNGVVVVENALYYGTQKRWRDMFVDCSLTVELASWGGDVTGVDYTLRVMDQCDVWCNVYGDGIEHTPAPYFDNVQAMLVNDVSPVVWDVDPYHRFQDNFPEAGTGKVRIDSALDIQPSTSTTLVIGDSTTIALNMEGAGGVATDLTSVPGEIRPQLYLHSRVIAGPHAGSTDPAMGDPDAGDGIWSPWIGTAAVNGETWNVAVADTAREQGAPDPGAWAFDFADDYFEPGDVIQFYYKATAVEGVTETQPLWAESADPLLRRRYTVRCLPTAGADLLFVEDGGPRTTDPDQRLLTYWLEAFRYNGAYAVDVYTTQAPSSGLNNGLGGRAEPGDLDQYRMILWDSADLPSYTLQNALPDDLAFDTLLLADWLNGSEHDTGLWVLGTQVASDLNDEPSFLNAALGAELVFPGAGYEDLTGIRTPRVLVTHPALEVAGQMPYFELAAGCPELEQLNLVRPLPGNPLAEGVFDWGVDPSGGAVAGVLNHDPDGDGTATSPAGYANRTLFCPFTYPELRNVGFGDDLGIDYARYLVGSVLAGLFGTWPEDIPDAADPVPAHTAFDGAYPNPFNPSTTLRFALATPEHARLDVYDLAGRRLRTLVDADLPAAEHEAVWDGRDDRGSVLPSGVYFARLTAGGFRSSQKLMLLK encoded by the coding sequence ATGTCGCTCAGACCCCTGCTGCTCGCTATCCTGACGATCTCCCTGACCAGCGCGACCGCCATCGCCCGCGAGAGCTCCGAGGCCTCGCGCCGCTTCGTCACGGCCGAGATCCCGCGGCCCGGCGAGTCGCCGGAGTCCGTCACCCGCGCGGACACCCTCTTCCTCTTCGCGGCCTCGGGCCCCGGCGCCTGGGGCGCGCCGGGCACCGACGCCCGCGGCTACACCTTCGACGACGGCGCCGGCGGCCCCGCCACGGCGGGCTGGACGCTCTGGGACAACACGGCCCAGCACGACCTCTTCTGGCACCTGCAGGCGCTCACGCTGAGCAACGGCCACGGCACGGACTTCTCCAGCGCCGACGACTTCGCCGACGGCGGCCCCACGGCCGGCAACGACTTCGCCTGGTGGTGCGGGGTCGAAGGCGCCTGCGGCTGGGTGGGGGAGGCCGGCTACGGCACGCACTGGGATCAGTATCTCGTTCTCGACGTTCCGCCCGGCGCCACCGGGGGCACGATCGCGTTCGACTACGTCGGCGACTTCGAAGGTCAGAGCTTCGACTACTTCACGCTCTATGCCGCGGCCGGCGGCGTGCTCGACGTGCTGACCGACAACCACGTCCAGGGCGAGCAGGCCGTGCTGCACGTCGGGCCGCTGGCCTTCGGCGACGTGGACTCGCTGGTCTTCGCCTTCCACTCCGACGGCGGCTGGTCCGACCAGGACGGCAGCTACCTCAGCGACATCGGCGCCGTGTGGATCGACAACCTGGTGGTGGACTACGACGGCGCGACGGACATCGCCTGGGACTTCGAGAGCGGCATCGAGGCGGACTACCCCGCGCTGCACGCGGCGATCCCCGCCGGCGCGGGGGCCTACGGCGCGCTCTATCGCGGGCTCTTCGCCGAGGACCCCTGCATCGTCAACGCCTCCTACGCCTGGGCCTTCTTCGATCCGGGCACCCTCAACGCCGAGTATCCCATCCCCGTCACCCCCTACGGCCCTCCTTACTTCGACAACGGCATCCGCAGCCCGCTGCTGGACGAGGCCCACGCGCTCGGTGAGGCGACGGGCACGCCGCTGCTCGACGCCACCGACGGCAACAGCCGCTACCTGCTGCGCTTCATGGCCTACTGCGATCTGCCGCTGAACGCGCTGGTGTTCTACACCGTGGACGTCGGCACGCAGACGCTGCAGTCCGACTGCAACGGCGTCGTGGTCGTCGAGAACGCCCTGTACTACGGCACGCAGAAGCGCTGGCGGGACATGTTCGTCGACTGCAGCCTGACCGTGGAACTCGCCTCCTGGGGCGGCGACGTCACGGGCGTTGACTACACGCTCCGCGTGATGGACCAGTGCGACGTCTGGTGCAATGTCTACGGCGATGGCATCGAGCACACGCCGGCGCCCTACTTCGACAACGTGCAGGCGATGCTGGTCAACGACGTCTCGCCGGTGGTCTGGGACGTGGATCCCTACCACCGCTTCCAGGACAACTTCCCCGAGGCCGGCACCGGGAAGGTGCGGATCGACAGTGCGCTCGACATCCAGCCGTCGACCAGCACGACCCTGGTGATCGGCGACTCCACGACGATCGCCCTGAACATGGAGGGCGCCGGCGGCGTCGCCACGGACCTCACCAGTGTGCCCGGAGAGATCCGCCCGCAGCTCTACCTCCATTCTCGCGTAATCGCCGGTCCCCACGCCGGCAGCACCGATCCCGCGATGGGCGACCCCGACGCCGGCGACGGCATCTGGTCCCCCTGGATCGGCACGGCGGCGGTGAACGGCGAGACCTGGAACGTCGCCGTGGCCGACACGGCGCGTGAGCAGGGCGCGCCGGATCCCGGCGCCTGGGCCTTCGACTTCGCCGACGACTACTTCGAGCCCGGGGACGTCATCCAGTTCTACTACAAGGCCACGGCCGTGGAGGGCGTCACCGAGACGCAGCCGCTCTGGGCCGAGAGCGCGGATCCGCTGCTCCGCCGGCGCTACACCGTGCGCTGCCTGCCGACGGCCGGCGCGGATCTGCTCTTCGTGGAGGACGGCGGCCCCCGCACGACCGACCCCGACCAGCGGCTGCTCACCTACTGGCTCGAGGCCTTCCGCTACAACGGCGCCTACGCGGTGGACGTCTACACCACCCAGGCGCCGAGCTCCGGGCTGAACAACGGCCTCGGGGGGAGGGCGGAGCCCGGCGACCTGGACCAGTACCGGATGATCCTCTGGGACAGCGCCGACCTGCCGAGCTACACGCTCCAGAACGCCCTGCCCGACGACCTCGCCTTCGACACCCTGCTGCTCGCGGACTGGCTGAACGGCAGCGAGCACGACACCGGGCTCTGGGTCCTGGGTACGCAGGTGGCCAGCGATCTCAACGACGAGCCCAGCTTTCTCAATGCCGCGCTCGGGGCCGAGCTGGTCTTCCCTGGCGCCGGCTACGAGGATCTCACCGGCATCCGCACCCCGCGCGTGCTCGTCACGCACCCGGCGCTCGAGGTGGCCGGGCAGATGCCCTACTTCGAACTCGCCGCCGGCTGTCCCGAGCTCGAGCAACTGAACCTCGTGCGACCGCTGCCGGGGAACCCCTTGGCCGAGGGGGTCTTCGACTGGGGCGTGGATCCCAGTGGCGGGGCCGTCGCGGGTGTGCTGAACCACGATCCCGACGGAGACGGCACGGCCACGAGTCCCGCCGGCTACGCCAACCGGACGCTGTTCTGCCCCTTCACCTATCCGGAGCTGCGCAACGTCGGGTTCGGGGACGACCTCGGCATCGACTACGCCCGCTACCTGGTGGGGAGCGTGCTCGCCGGGCTCTTCGGCACCTGGCCGGAGGACATCCCCGACGCCGCCGACCCCGTGCCCGCCCACACGGCCTTCGACGGCGCGTATCCGAATCCCTTCAACCCGTCGACCACGCTGCGCTTCGCACTGGCGACCCCGGAGCACGCGCGGCTCGATGTCTACGATCTCGCGGGCCGTCGCCTGCGCACCCTCGTGGACGCCGACCTGCCGGCCGCCGAGCACGAGGCGGTCTGGGACGGCCGCGACGATCGCGGCAGCGTCCTGCCCAGCGGCGTCTACTTCGCGCGGCTGACTGCGGGAGGCTTCCGTTCGAGTCAGAAGCTGATGCTCCTGAAATAG